The following coding sequences are from one Acomys russatus chromosome 16, mAcoRus1.1, whole genome shotgun sequence window:
- the Col1a1 gene encoding collagen alpha-1(I) chain: MFSFVDLRLLLLLGATALLTHGQGDIPDISCIHNGLRVPNGETWKPKVCTICICHNGTAMCDKVLCEKKPDCPNPQKIEGECCPVCPEEFGSPDSEFIGVEGPKGDPGPQGPRGPAGPPGRDGIPGQAGLPGPPGPPGPPGPSGLPSLPGLQGNFAAQMAYGYDEKSAGVSVPGPMGPSGPRGLPGPPGAPGPQGFQGPPGEPGEPGASGPMGPRGPAGPPGKNGDDGEAGKPGRPGERGPPGPQGARGLPGTAGLPGMKGHRGFSGLDGAKGDTGPAGPKGEAGSPGENGAPGQMGPRGLPGERGRPGPPGTAGARGNDGAVGAAGPPGPTGPSGPPGFPGAVGAKGEAGPQGARGSEGPQGVRGEPGPPGPAGAAGPAGNPGADGQPGAKGANGAPGIAGAPGFPGARGPSGPQGPSGAPGPKGNSGEPGAPGNKGDTGAKGEPGPAGVQGPPGPAGEEGKRGARGEPGPAGLPGPPGERGGPGSRGFPGADGAAGPKGPTGERGSPGPAGPKGSPGEAGRPGEAGLPGAKGLTGSPGSPGPDGKNGPPGLAGQDGRPGPAGPPGARGQAGVMGFPGPKGTAGEPGKSGERGVPGPPGPIGPAGKDGEAGAQGAPGPAGPAGERGEQGPAGSPGFQGLPGPAGPPGEAGKPGEQGPPGDLGAPGPSGARGERGFPGERGVQGPPGPAGPRGNNGAPGNDGPKGDTGAPGAPGSQGAPGLQGMPGERGAAGLPGPKGDRGDAGPKGADGSPGKDGARGLTGPIGPPGPAGAPGDKGESGPSGPPGPTGARGAPGDRGEAGPPGPAGFAGPPGADGQPGAKGEPGDTGAKGDAGPAGPAGPAGPPGPIGNVGAPGPKGPRGAAGPPGATGFPGAAGRVGPPGPSGNAGPPGPPGPAGKEGGKGPRGETGPAGRPGEVGPPGPPGPAGEKGSPGADGPAGSPGTPGPQGIAGQRGVVGLPGQRGERGFPGLPGPSGEPGKQGPSGSSGERGPPGPMGPPGLAGPPGESGREGSPGAEGSPGRDGAPGPKGDRGETGPAGPPGAPGAPGAPGPVGPAGKSGDRGETGPAGPAGPIGPAGSRGPAGPQGPRGDKGEAGEQGDRGMKGHRGFSGLQGPPGSPGSPGEQGPSGASGPAGPRGPPGSAGAPGKDGLNGLPGPIGPPGPRGRTGDSGPAGPPGPPGPPGPPGPASSGFDFSFIPQQPQEKADSIPRYYRADDANVVRDRDLEVDTTLKSLSQQIENIRSPEGSRKNPARTCRDLKMCHSDWKSGEYWIDPNQGCNLDAIKVYCNMETGETCVFPTQPSVPQKNWYISTDFKDKKHVWFGESMAGGFQFEYGSAGSDPADVAIQLTFLRLMSTEASQNITYHCKNSVAYMDQQTGNLKKSLLLQGSNEIELRGEGNSRFTYSTLEDGCTSHTGTWGKTVIEYKTTKTSRLPIIDVAPMDIGAADQEFGVDIGPACFV, from the exons ATGTTCAGCTTTGTGGACCTCCGGCTCCTGCTCCTCTTAGGGGCAACTGCCCTCCTGACACATGGCCAAGGAGACA TCCCTGATATCAGCTGCATACACAATGGCCTAAGGGTCCCCAATGGTGAGACCTGGAAACCCAAAGTCTGCACGATCTGTATCTGCCACAATGGCACGGCTATGTGCGATAAAGTACTATGCGAAAAAAAGCCGGACTGTCCCAACCCCCAAAAAATTGAGGGCGAGTGCTGTCCTGTCTGCCCAGAAGAATTTG GGTCACCAGACTCAGAATTCATAGGAGTTGAG GGACCCAAGGGAGACCCTGGTCCTCAAGGCCCAAGG GGACCCGCTGGCCCTCCAGGAAGAGATGGCATCCCTGGACAGGCTGGTCTTCCTGgccctcctggtcctcctggtcCCCCTGGTCCTTCTGGGCTCCCCAGTCTCCCTGGCCTCCAAGGA AACTTTGCTGCCCAGATGGCTTATGGCTATGATGAGAAATCCGCAGGAGTTTCCGTGCCCGGCCCCATG GGTCCTTCTGGTCCTCGTGGTCTCCCTGGCCCCCCTGGCGCACCT GGTCCTCAAGGTTTCCAAGGTCCCCCTGGCGAACCTGGCGAGCCTGGAGCTTCT ggTCCAATGGGTCCCCGAGGCCCTGCTGGCCCTCCTGGCAAGAACGGAGATGAT gGGGAAGCTGGCAAGCCTGGCCGCCCTGGTGAGCGTGGACCTCCTGGGCCTCAG GGCGCTCGGGGATTGCCTGGGACAGCTGGCCTCCCTGGAATGAAGGGACACAGA GGTTTCAGTGGTTTGGATGGTGCCAAAGGAGACACTGGTCCTGCTGGTCCTAAG GGAGAAGCCGGCAGTCCTGGTGAAAATGGAGCTCCTGGCCAGATG GGTCCCCGAGGTCTGCCTGGTGAGAGAGGTCGCCCTGGACCCCCTGGTACTGCT GGTGCTCGTGGCAATGATGGTGCTGTTGGTGCAGCTGGGCCCCCC GGTCCCACTGGTCCCAGTGGTCCTCCTGGCTTCCCTGGTGCAGTTGGTGCTAAG GGTGAAGCTGGTCCCCAAGGAGCCCGAGGCTCTGAAGGTCCCCAGGGTGTGCGTGGTGAGCCCGGACCCCCTGGCCCTGCTGGTGCTGCAGGCCCTGCT GGAAACCCTGGTGCTGATGGACAACCTGGTGCTAAGGGTGCCAAT GGTGCTCCCGGTATTGCTGGTGCTCCTGGCTTCCCTGGTGCCCGAGGCCCCTCTGGACCCCAGGGCCCCAGCGGTGCTCCAGGTCCCAAGGGTAACAGC GGTGAACCTGGTGCCCCTGGAAACAAAGGAGACACTGGTGCCAAAGGAGAACCT GGCCCTGCTGGTGTTCAAGGACCCCCTGGCCCTGCTGGGGAAGAAGGAAAACGAGGAGCCCGTGGTGAACCCGGACCTGCTGGCCTGCCCGGACCTCCCGGCGAGCGT GGTGGACCTGGTAGCCGTGGTTTCCCTGGTGCTGATGGTGCTGCTGGCCCCAAG GGTCCTACTGGTGAACGCGGTTCTCCTGGGCCTGCTGGTCCCAAAGGTTCTCCCGGTGAAGCTGGACGTCCTGGTGAAGCTGGCCTCCCTGGTGCCAAG GGTCTCACTGGCAGCCCTGGCAGCCCTGGTCCTGATGGCAAAAATGGCCCCCCT GGTCTCGCTGGTCAAGATGGTCGCCCTGGGCCCGCAGGTCCTCCTGGAGCCCGTGGCCAGGCTGGTGTGATGGGCTTCCCCGGACCCAAGGGTACTGCT GGAGAACCTGGAAAGTCTGGAGAGCGTGGTGTTCCCGGACCCCCTGGCCCTATT GGTCCTGCTGGCAAAGATGGAGAAGCTGGAGCCCAGGGAGCCCCTGGCCCTGCT GGTCCTGCTGGTGAGAGAGGTGAACAAGGCCCTGCTGGCTCCCCTGGCTTCCAG GGTCTCCCTGGCCCTGCTGGTCCTCCTGGCGAAGCAGGCAAGCCCGGCGAACAG GGTCCTCCTGGTGACCTTGgtgctcctggaccctctggagcAAGA gGCGAGAGAGGTTTCCCTGGCGAGCGTGGTGTACAAGGTCCTCCAGGTCCTGCGGGTCCCCGTGGAAACAATGGTGCTCCTGGCAACGATGGCCCCAAG GGTGATACTGGTGCCCCCGGAGCTCCCGGTAGCCAGGGCGCCCCCGGTCTTCAGGGAATGCCTGGCGAACGTGGTGCAGCTGGTCTTCCAGGTCCCAAGGGTGACAGA GGTGATGCTGGTCCCAAAGGTGCTGATGGCTCTCCTGGCAAAGATGGCGCCCGTGGTCTGACTGGTCCCATTGGTCCTCCTGGCCCTGCTGGTGCTCCTGGTGACAAG GGTGAATCTGGTCCCAGTGGTCCTCCTGGCCCCACCGGAGCCCGCGGTGCCCCC ggAGACCGTGGTGAGGCTGGTCCTCCTGGCCCTGCTGGCTTTGCTGGCCCCCCT GGTGCTGACGGCCAACCCGGTGCTAAAGGTGAACCTGGTGATACTGGTGCTAAAGGTGATGCTGGGCCTGCTGGACCTGCCGGACCTGCCGGACCCCCTGGCCCCATT GGTAACGTTGGTGCTCCTGGACCCAAAGGTCCTCGTGGCGCTGCTGGTCCCCCT GGTGCTACTGGTTTCCCTGGTGCTGCTGGCCGTGTTGGTCCACCTGGCCCCTCC GGAAATGCTGGACCCCCTGGCCCACCTGGTCCCGCTGGCAAAGAAGGGGGCAAAGGTCCTCGTGGTGAGACTGGTCCCGCAGGACGTCCTGGTGAAGTTGGTCCCCCAGGTCCACCTGGCCCCGCTGGAGAGAAAGGATCCCCTGGCGCTGATGGACCTGCT GGCTCTCCTGGTACCCCTGGACCTCAGGGTATTGCTGGACAGCGTGGTGTGGTCGGTCTTCCCggtcagagaggagaaagaggcttCCCTGGTCTTCCAGGCCCCTCT GGTGAACCTGGCAAACAAGGTCCTTCTGGATCAAGTGGTGAACGTGGTCCCCCTGGCCCCATGGGCCCCCCTGGATTGGCTGGCCCCCCTGGTGAATCTGGACGTGAG GGATCCCCTGGCGCTGAAGGCTCCCCTGGAAGGGATGGTGCTCCTGGCCCCAAG GGTGACCGTGGTGAAACTGGCCCCGCTGGACCTCCCGGTGCCCCTGGTGCTCCCGGTGCTCCTGGCCCTGTTGGCCCTGCTGGCAAGAGTGGCGACCGTGGTGAGACT GGTCCTGCTGGTCCTGCTGGTCCCATTGGCCCTGCTGGTTCCCGTGGCCCTGCT GGACCCCAAGGCCCCCGCGGTGacaagggagaggcaggtgaacAAGGTGACAGAGGCATGAAGGGTCATCGTGGCTTCTCTGGTCTCCAGGGTCCTCCTGGCTCTCCT GGTTCTCCTGGTGAACAAGGTCCCTCGGGAGCATCTGGTCCTGCAGGTCCCCGG GGTCCCCCTGGCTCTGCTGGTGCTCCTGGCAAAGACGGACTCAACGGCCTCCCTGGCCCCATCGGTCCCCCTGGTCCTCGAGGTCGTACTGGTGACAGCGGTCCTGCT GGTCCCCCCGGCCCTCCTGGACCCCCTGGCCCTCCTGGTCCTGCCAGCAGCGGTTTCGACTTCAGCTTCATACCTCAGCAACCTCAAGAGAAGGCCGACAGCATCCCCCGATACTACCGGGCCGATGACGCCAACGTGGTTCGCGACCGTGACCTTGAGGTGGACACCACCCTCAAGAGCCTGAGCCAGCAGATTGAGAACATCCGCAGCCCTGAAGGCAGCCGCAAGAACCCCGCCCGCACCTGCCGTGACCTCAAGATGTGCCACTCTGACTGGAAGAGCG GAGAGTACTGGATTGACCCCAACCAAGGCTGCAACCTGGATGCCATCAAGGTCTACTGcaacatggagacaggagagacATGTGTGTTCCCCACTCAGCCCTCTGTACCCCAAAAGAACTGGTACATCAGCACGGACTTCAAGGACAAGAAGCATGTCTGGTTTGGCGAGAGCATGGCTGGTGGATTCCAG TTCGAGTACGGAAGTGCGGGCTCCGACCCTGCAGACGTTGccatccagctgaccttcctgcgCCTGATGTCCACCGAGGCCTCCCAGAACATCACCTACCACTGCAAAAACAGCGTAGCCTACATGGACCAGCAGACCGGTAACCTCAAGAAGTCCCTGCTTCTCCAGGGCTCCAATGAGATCGAGCTGCGGGGCGAGGGCAACAGTCGCTTCACCTACAGTACCCTCGAAGACGGATGCACG AGTCACACTGGAACTTGGGGCAAGACAGTCATCGAATACAAAACAACCAAGACCTCCCGCCTGCCCATCATCGATGTGGCCCCCATGGACATTGGTGCTGCAGACCAGGAATTTGGAGTAGACATTGGCCCTGCCTGCTTCGTGTAA